One Pseudostreptobacillus hongkongensis genomic window, TAAAGCCTCTTTCGCTTTTAATGTTCTTTGATTTTCATAAACAGCATGTTTTGCTCTTCTTTGTCTAATTTCAGAACCAATTAAGTCTATATTTTCTTCAAATTTTTCTATATTTAATTCACCAAGTGATTTAATATTTAATTTAGTTTGTAATTCTTCAAGAGCTTTTTCACACTCACTACGTCTTTCATTGTATTTAGAATCGGCAAGACCACGTCTTTTATTTGTATTTGCTATAACTATATACTCATCTTTAAGTACTACTGGAACCATTTCATAAATAAGGGTATTACAATCAAGTAAAATTGCTTTATCTTTTTGTCCCATAGCTACTGCAAACTGATCCATTATACCAGAATTTACACCTATAAATTTATTTTCAGTAAGCTTTCCTATTTTAACTATATCAACTGTATCTATATTGAAATTAAATTCATATTTCAACATTGTACCTATAACCATTTCAAGTGAAGCTGAAGATGAAAGTCCTGCTCCATTTGGTATATCTCCATATACTAATATATCAAACCCATGAGTTATATCATATCCTTTTTCTATAAAGAATTTAAACATTCCCTTAACATAATTTACCCATGAATCTTCTAACTCATTAATTAAATTATCATTATTAAATTCTATAATCCCCTTATCTTCAAAGTTCATAGAATATAGTCTTGATTTATTATCTTCTCTTTTAGATACTAAAATTAAAGTTCCTCTATCTATAGCACAAGGAAATACATTTCCTCCATTATAGTCTGTATGTTCTCCTATAAGATTTACACGTCCTGGTGCAAAATATCTGTTTTCATACTTTTTACCAAAAAGTTCTAAAAATTTATTCTCTAATTTTAACAAATCCATTTTAAAGACTTCCTCTCTTATTAGTTTCTCTTCTTATATTTTAACATGTCTATACCAACTGCAACTATTATTATTAACCCTTTTATTATATATTGCCAATAAGGATTTATTCCTATATATGTTAATCCATAGTTAATCATAGTGAAGATTATAACCCCTGTAACAACTCCTGATATTTTACCAACCCCACCTGAGAATGATACTCCACCAACAACGCAAGCTGCAATAGCATCTAATTCATAAAGGTTACCTAAATTATTTGAAGCTGATCCTATACGTGCTGCTTCTAAGAATCCACCTATTGCATACATAACTCCTGATATAACATAAACAATTATAAGAGTTTTTGTAACATTAACTCCTGAAACTTTAGCTGCTTCAGGATTTCCTCCTACAGCAAATAAGTTTTTACCAAACACAGTTTTATTCCATACTATCCACATAACCAATATTGCAATTGTTGCATATATTATTAATCTTGGGAAGAAGAATGAGCCAAAATTAATATTTCCAACTATAGCACTATATGAAGAACTAAATCCTGCAACTGGAGTAGAACCTGTATAATCAAAGTATAAAGAGTTCGCTCCATAAGCTATTATCATCATACCCATAGTTGCAACAAATGGAACTATATTAAATTTAGAAACAAGTATACCATTAATAGCACCTAATATTGCACCTATAATTATAACTATCAATAAAGTAATTAAACATAATATTATAGTTGGTTCTTTATCATATCCTAAAGCTTTACCTATAGAAGCTATAGCTGAATTAGAATCAATAAATTTATATATTTTATTAGGGTTAGCAACTGATTGTAAAAGAGTTGCTGAAATAAGACCTGCAAGACCTATTTGACGTCCTGCTGATAAATCTGTACCTTGAGTTACTATAAGTCCTGCAACCCCAAGTGCAATAATCATTTTAACTGATGATTGTGTTAAAATGTTAATAACATTTCTAAAACTTAAAAATGAACTATCTTTGACTATTATTAATATAAATAATATTAATAAAACCATATATATTCCACCATTAATAACTAGTGATTTTGCTTTCTTTAAATTATCATTATTCATACGATGATCCTCCTATAAATACATAGCCGTTAATTTTAATATCTCTTCTTGTGTAGTTTCTTTAGTATTTACAATTCCTGCAACCTTACCATTACTCATAACAACTATTCTATCAGTAACTCCTAAAAGTTCTGGCATTTCTGATGATATCATTATTATTCCTTTATTATTTCTTGCAAGGTCTATCATTAATTGATATATTTCAAATTTGGCCCCTACATCTATTCCACGTGTAGGCTCATCCATCATTAAAACTTCAGGATTTGTTAATAACCATCTACCTATAATAACCTTCTGTTGATTTCCTCCAGATAATGTTCCTATATGTGTACTTTGACTAGGTGTCTTAACATTCATTGATTTTATTACCCAATCAGTATCGTTTGTAGTCTTTTTATCACTTAAAAGTCCAAATTTAGTATAAGTTTTTACATTTGAAATTATTGAATTAAATTTTATATCCAACATAGAAAATATTCCTGTTGCACGTCTTTCTTCAGTAATTAATGCAAGTCCCTTAGTTGTAGCTTCATTAGGTGATTTTATTTTAACTTCCTTACCATGAATTTTTATACTACCTTCATAATTTCCTCTCATACCAAATATTGTTTCTACTATTTCAGTTCTTTTAGATCCAACTAGACCTGCTATACCTAATATTTCTCCCTTATGTAAATCAAAACTTACATCTTTTAAGTCTTTAGTTGTTAATCCTTCTATTTCCATAATAACATCTGAAGGTTTACTATCTTTTTCTGGGAATCTATTAGTTAAATCTCTACCAACCATCAAATTAATTATTTGATCTGTATTTAATTTTTCTAATTTTTCTGTAGCTATCCATTGACCATCTCTAAGTATAGTTATTTCATCACATATAGCTTTTATTTCTTCCATTTTATGTGAAATATATACTATACCTATACCACTTCCTTGTAATTTTCTTACTATACGGAATAAATGTTGAACCTCGTTTTCTGTTAATGAAGAAGTTGGTTCATCCAAAATT contains:
- a CDS encoding galactokinase, with translation MDLLKLENKFLELFGKKYENRYFAPGRVNLIGEHTDYNGGNVFPCAIDRGTLILVSKREDNKSRLYSMNFEDKGIIEFNNDNLINELEDSWVNYVKGMFKFFIEKGYDITHGFDILVYGDIPNGAGLSSSASLEMVIGTMLKYEFNFNIDTVDIVKIGKLTENKFIGVNSGIMDQFAVAMGQKDKAILLDCNTLIYEMVPVVLKDEYIVIANTNKRRGLADSKYNERRSECEKALEELQTKLNIKSLGELNIEKFEENIDLIGSEIRQRRAKHAVYENQRTLKAKEALIKGKLDIFGKLMNESHISLRDDYEVTGHELDSLVEAAWEFEGTVGSRMTGAGFGGCTVSIVKKNMTDKFIEEVGKKYTEKTGLVADFYIASIGDGARKL
- the mglC gene encoding galactose/methyl galactoside ABC transporter permease MglC codes for the protein MNNDNLKKAKSLVINGGIYMVLLILFILIIVKDSSFLSFRNVINILTQSSVKMIIALGVAGLIVTQGTDLSAGRQIGLAGLISATLLQSVANPNKIYKFIDSNSAIASIGKALGYDKEPTIILCLITLLIVIIIGAILGAINGILVSKFNIVPFVATMGMMIIAYGANSLYFDYTGSTPVAGFSSSYSAIVGNINFGSFFFPRLIIYATIAILVMWIVWNKTVFGKNLFAVGGNPEAAKVSGVNVTKTLIIVYVISGVMYAIGGFLEAARIGSASNNLGNLYELDAIAACVVGGVSFSGGVGKISGVVTGVIIFTMINYGLTYIGINPYWQYIIKGLIIIVAVGIDMLKYKKRN
- the mglA gene encoding galactose/methyl galactoside ABC transporter ATP-binding protein MglA — its product is MNDDNMNVEKFEYVLEMNGISKSFPGVKALDGVNLRIRPNSVHALMGENGAGKSTLMKCLFGIYKRDEGEIKLEGKPINFINSKDALEQGVSMVHQELNQVLQRNVMDNIWLGRYPVKYGMVDEAKMYEDTKKIFDELEININPREKVNKLSVSQMQMLEIAKAVSYNSKVLILDEPTSSLTENEVQHLFRIVRKLQGSGIGIVYISHKMEEIKAICDEITILRDGQWIATEKLEKLNTDQIINLMVGRDLTNRFPEKDSKPSDVIMEIEGLTTKDLKDVSFDLHKGEILGIAGLVGSKRTEIVETIFGMRGNYEGSIKIHGKEVKIKSPNEATTKGLALITEERRATGIFSMLDIKFNSIISNVKTYTKFGLLSDKKTTNDTDWVIKSMNVKTPSQSTHIGTLSGGNQQKVIIGRWLLTNPEVLMMDEPTRGIDVGAKFEIYQLMIDLARNNKGIIMISSEMPELLGVTDRIVVMSNGKVAGIVNTKETTQEEILKLTAMYL